A section of the Malania oleifera isolate guangnan ecotype guangnan chromosome 2, ASM2987363v1, whole genome shotgun sequence genome encodes:
- the LOC131149069 gene encoding uncharacterized protein LOC131149069 has protein sequence MVGFVFDPSNEEHDQPPKLKSSNDPLNPSVFEIDDFSSSLADSFLDFDPIEDLLEEFPDLNKIGSEKFDLGAFEKHFEMNGKEMTAIEGCVQDQASRAVLVEEGSCTESGFQGPVVTETLPKVKIEEGLCRESNAFGGLSCMVQMKDGLPVEGQTLSGSSSGCGKESCLEGLIVDGSDKLRKLDCPTEEEMGKISLVEASDDFVAVYGDGMNDKEMTAIERCVQDQAIDVTGRAAIMEDGSCTESGFLGPVVSETLPKVKIEEGLCRESYAEDPTFGGLSCMVQMKDGFHGESLVEGQTLSGSSSGCGKESCLEGLIVDGSDKLQKVDCPTEEEMGKISLAEASDDFVAVHGDGMKRGEILGGNDANKSNSESEDSSSSPLSSSSSSSSGGGDYDGEEGVVSMKREVIMEGDVEEGEIRDSEVEEMVEWSEEDEADVDDGGGGGNIMRGPLMYKNELKVLPPVPPVKVTLQPHHQTLPVGVVLSIIGAQVIVEGVEKHNPLNEGSILWITETRSPLGLVDEIFGPVKHPYYVVRYNSENKVPCGIHEGTSISFVSEFVNHVLHDSNLYKKGYDASGENDEEVSDLEFSDDEKEAEYRRALKMTKRDLNDKKLGKQNKNRKKVKNRGGAREQSQSLVPEQAAYMNQLPPNQNQHHAAAVSAPLNQGNCSRSIGSMGPTFSGGMGSIPSFPELTQASGFTAPNGFWANESSYQQQTTVFHNGSLPCNMVFSQHNQHPNQVPLLNRMPFQRPFEQTVPNVFLQYVQPNFLVGSVNAPCPGFVGESGFNNTPIGIGQHNQHAQRPTPIGIGQHGQHAQTPTPIGIGIGQHDQHAQRPTPIGIGQHGQHAQTPTPIGIGQHGQHAQMPTPIGIGQHGQNAQTLTPIGIGLHGQLAQPIGIGLQGQLAQPPMPFGMGLHGQLAQPPANAGEPGILSNRLNMEHSSSQLPPAVIQGNIQGSQKFNVGAASGKKPYGRGGRCFQSGRVRQQSK, from the exons ATGGTGGGGTTTGTTTTTGATCCCTCCAACGAAGAACACGACCAACCTCCAAAACTTAAGAGCTCAAACGACCCTCTTAACCCCTCCGTGTTTGAAATTGACGATTTTTCTTCATCGCTAGCCGATTCTTTTCTGGATTTTGATCCGATAGAGGATTTGCTTGAAGAATTCCCTGACCTGAATAAGATTGGCTCGGAAAAATTCGACCTTGGggcttttgagaagcattttgAAATGAATGGCAAGGAAATGACTGCTATAGAAGGCTGCGTTCAAGACCAAGCCAGTCGTGCAGTTTTGGTGGAAGAAGGGTCTTGTACAGAAAGCGGTTTTCAGGGTCCTGTTGTCACTGAGACTCTTCCTAAGGTGAAGATTGAAGAAGGGTTATGCAGAGAGAGCAATGCTTTTGGTGGTTTAAGTTGTATGGTGCAGATGAAAGATGGGTTGCCTGTTGAGGGCCAAACTCTCTCTGGGTCAAGCTCTGGGTGTGGTAAAGAAAGCTGCCTTGAGGGACTAATTGTAGATGGGTCTGACAAATTGCGGAAATTGGATTGTCCTACTGAGGAAGAGATGGGCAAGATTAGTTTGGTTGAGGCATCAGATGATTTTGTGGCTGTTTATGGGGATGGGATGAATGACAAGGAAATGACTGCTATAGAACGCTGTGTTCAAGACCAAGCCATTGATGTGACTGGTCGGGCAGCTATAATGGAAGATGGGTCTTGTACAGAAAGCGGTTTTCTGGGTCCTGTTGTCAGTGAGACTCTTCCTAAGGTGAAGATTGAAGAAGGGTTATGCAGAGAGAGCTATGCTGAGGACCCAACTTTTGGTGGTTTAAGTTGTATGGTGCAGATGAAAGATGGGTTTCATGGGGAAAGCCTTGTTGAGGGCCAAACTCTCTCTGGGTCAAGCTCTGGGTGTGGTAAAGAAAGCTGCCTTGAGGGGCTAATTGTAGATGGGTCTGACAAATTGCAGAAAGTGGATTGTCCTACTGAGGAAGAGATGGGCAAGATTAGTTTGGCAGAGGCATCAGATGATTTTGTGGCTGTTCATGGGGATGGGATGAAGAGGGGTGAAATATTGGGTGGCAATGATGCAAACAAGAGTAACTCAGAGTCTGAGGATTCCAGTTCATCGCCACtgtcatcatcttcatcatcctCGAGTGGTGGTGGTGATTATGATGGGGAGGAGGGGGTGGTAAGCATGAAGAGAGAGGTAATTATGGAAGGAGACGTTGAGGAAGGTGAGATAAGGGATTCTGAAGTGGAGGAAATGGTTGAGTGGAGTGAGGAAGATGAGGCGGATGTGGATGATGGTGGTGGGGGTGGCAACATTATGAGAGGACCTCTTATGTACAAGAATGAGCTGAAG GTTCTTCCACCAGTTCCTCCAGTGAAAGTCACCTTGCAACCGCATCATCAAACCCTGCCTGTGGGAGTTGTTCTTTCA ATCATTGGTGCCCAAGTCATTGTAGAAGGTGTGGAGAAGCACAACCCTCTTAATGAGGGTTCAATCCTCTGGATTACAGAGACCAGATCCCCCTTAGGTCTTGTAGATGAAATTTTTGGGCCTGTCAAACATCCTTATTATGTGGTGAGATACAATTCTGAGAATAAAGTCCCTTGTGGGATCCACGAAGGGACTTCGATATCTTTTGTTTCGGAGTTTGTGAACCATGTGCTCCATGACAGCAATCTTTACAAGAAAGGTTATGATGCATCTGGTGAAAATGATGAAGAGGTGTCTGATCTGGAGTTTTCAGATGATGAAAAGGAGGCTGAGTACAGGAGAGCGCTGAAAATGACTAAGAGGGACTTGAATGATAAGAAACTTGGGAAACAGAATAAAAACAGAAAGAAGGTTAAAAATAGGGGTGGGGCTCGAGAGCAGAGTCAATCTTTGGTCCCAGAACAAGCAGCGTATATGAATCAACTTCCTCCCAATCAAAACCAGCATCATGCTGCAGCTGTTTCCGCACCACTTAATCAGGGTAATTGCTCGCGTTCTATTGGTAGCATGGGACCAACTTTTTCTGGTGGGATGGGATCAATCCCATCATTTCCGGAGCTCACTCAGGCCTCTGGTTTCACTGCGCCAAATGGATTTTGggcaaatgagtcatcatatcaGCAGCAGACCACAGTGTTTCATAATGGATCTCTGCCATGCAATATGGTGTTCTCACAACATAATCAACATCCTAATCAAGTGCCTTTGCTGAACAGAATGCCTTTTCAGCGGCCTTTTGAACAGACGGTACCTAATGTTTTCTTGCAGTATGTGCAGCCAAATTTTCTTGTTGGATCTGTAAATGCACCTTGTCCTGGGTTTGTGGGTGAAAGTGGTTTCAATAATACACCAATTGGGATTGGTCAACATAACCAACATGCTCAGAGGCCTACACCAATTGGGATAGGTCAACATGGCCAACATGCTCAGACGCCTACACCAATTGGAATAGGTATTGGTCAACATGACCAACATGCTCAGAGGCCTACACCAATTGGGATAGGTCAACATGGCCAACATGCTCAGACGCCTACACCAATTGGAATAGGTCAACATGGCCAACATGCTCAGATGCCTACACCAATTGGGATAGGTCAACATGGCCAAAATGCTCAGACGCTTACACCAATTGGGATAGGTCTACATGGTCAACTTGCTCAGCCAATTGGTATTGGTCTACAAGGCCAACTTGCTCAGCCACCTATGCCATTTGGGATGGGTCTACATGGCCAACTTGCTCAGCCACCTGCAAATGCAGGAGAACCAGGAATTCTGTCAAATAGGTTGAACATGGAACATAGTTCTAGTCAGCTGCCACCTGCTGTTATTCAAGGCAACATTCAAGGTTCCCAGAAATTTAATGTCGGAGCTGCTTCTGGAAAGAAACCATATGGCCGAGGGGGCCGTTGTTTCCAAAGTGGGAGAGTTAGACAACAGTCAAAGTAA